In Sorghum bicolor cultivar BTx623 chromosome 10, Sorghum_bicolor_NCBIv3, whole genome shotgun sequence, one genomic interval encodes:
- the LOC8066870 gene encoding WAT1-related protein At5g47470: MLGQGRINLVEEVLIVGGLLLAQCVLSSYVLFSHHLLALGADSLAVVVVAGAAYAAFCLPFAVAFERKRWPSTISGTLVVQYLLIALGGTTAFQELMLLGNKKTTPAIASAMPNLIPGIIFVVAACFRMERFQKACKYTQAKIAGTVVCVAGAVAMSFLQSPSSSPPLAAAGGDDYYDWILGCFCLVAAVTIFALVTILQAVTLATLPVPLTMCCVTTAMGAALTALLRFILEGKFLDMGSPNIDATLVAGIVVLGGALVGASMVFQAWCLGKKGPLFVSVFGPVQTVCTVILSAALLRQVLSLGSLAGMVLMFSGLYIVLWAKNNESSADQDHLQAAGAHDAEKALLA; this comes from the exons ATGCTAGGCCAAGGTAGAATCaatttggtggaggaggtgctcATCGTCGGCGGCCTCCTGCTGGCGCAGTGCGTGCTCTCCTCCTACGTCCTCTTCTCCCACCACCTGCTCGCACTCGGCGCTGACTCGctggccgtcgtcgtcgtcgccggagCCGCCTACGCCGCCTTCTGCCTCCCCTTCGCCGTCGCATTCGAGAG GAAGCGATGGCCTTCCACGATCTCGGGGACTTTGGTGGTGCAATACCTGCTCATTGCTCTTGGAGG GACAACTGCGTTCCAAGAGCTGATGCTGCTGGGGAACAAGAAGACAACGCCGGCGATCGCTTCCGCCATGCCCAACCTCATCCCCGGCATCATCTTCGTCGTCGCAGCTTGTTTCAG GATGGAGAGGTTCCAGAAGGCGTGCAAGTACACGCAGGCGAAGATAGCCGGGACAGTGGTGTGCGTGGCGGGAGCAGTGGCCATGAGCTTCCTACAGAGCCCCTCGTCGTCGCCGCCTCTGGCAGCAGCAGGCGGTGACGACTACTACGACTGGATCCTAGGCTGCTTCTGCCTAGTCGCCGCTGTCACCATCTTCGCGCTCGTCACCATCCTGCAGGCCGTGACGCTCGCCACCCTCCCGGTGCCGCTGACCATGTGCTGCGTCACCACCGCGATGGGCGCCGCGCTCACCGCGCTCCTGCGGTTCATCCTGGAGGGCAAGTTCCTCGACATGGGGTCGCCTAACATCGACGCCACGCTCGTCGCCGGGATCGTAGTCCTCGGCGGCGCGTTGGTGGGCGCGAGCATGGTGTTCCAGGCGTGGTGCCTTGGCAAGAAGGGCCCCCTGTTCGTCTCCGTCTTCGGCCCCGTCCAGACTGTCTGCACCGTCATCCTCTCTGCTGCTCTCCTCCGACAAGTCCTCAGCCTAGGAAG CCTCGCAGGGATGGTGCTGATGTTCAGTGGGCTCTACATTGTCCTATGGGCCAAGAACAACGAGAGTTCGGCTGACCAGGATCACTTGCAAGCTGCCGGCGCTCACGACGCCGAGAAGGCCCTGCTAGCCTAG